From Hydra vulgaris chromosome 15, alternate assembly HydraT2T_AEP, one genomic window encodes:
- the LOC136091855 gene encoding uncharacterized protein LOC136091855, with amino-acid sequence MKVAVNKVLEGTQLNVVARQFNIDRMTLKRYCRKKRLNPNEAFKPNYNNRQAFTADYEKSLSSYLLIASKMNYDLSTRSTRLLAYEFALKNNKICPSSWIKNKIAGIDWLQGFMKRQPELSLRTPEATSFARSTAFNKHTVREFFQNLKTVRNRYKYNPNCIYNVDETGLTTVQKPVKVLAGRGSKQVGRITSAERGTLVTACCAFNAIGNSIPPLFIFPRVKFHDYMIKEGPPGCVGFANPSGWMISEIFIEWIKHFVKFSNCSQESPVLLLLDSHESHISVKGLELAIQHGITMISFPPHCSHKLQPLDRTVFGPLKRFYNSACDNWMVSNPRPMTIYDIASIVREPYTKAFSPSNIQTGFRVAGIEPFNSEIFKDDEYLPSSVTDRAAPDTVTITPVNNMESEMIPAHVNHIESEITIVNIETSILNKVSTSVASIISPEVLKPYPKHLPEKKMLKVGS; translated from the coding sequence ATGAAAGTAGctgttaataaagttttagaagGAACACAACTGAATGTTGTAGCACGTCAGTTTAACATAGATAGAATgactttaaaaagatattgtcgTAAAAAGAGGCTTAATCCAAATGAAGCTTTCAAGCCTAACTACAACAATAGACAAGCTTTTACAGCagattatgaaaaaagtttatcaagttATTTACTAATTGCATCAAAAATGAACTATGACCTTTCAACTAGGTCAACGCGATTATTGGCATAtgaatttgctttaaaaaacaataagataTGCCCATCATCAtggatcaaaaataaaattgcaggCATTGATTGGTTGCAAGGTTTTATGAAAAGACAACCAGAGTTGTCTCTACGAACACCTGAAGCAACGAGCTTCGCTCGATCAACAGCTTTTAACAAACACACTGTAAGagagttttttcaaaatcttaaaACGGTAAGAAATCGATATAAATATAATCCTAACtgtatatataatgttgatgaaactggTTTAACAACCGTTCAAAAGCCGGTAAAGGTTTTAGCTGGTAGAGGAAGCAAACAAGTTGGAAGAATCACATCTGCAGAACGAGGAACATTGGTAACTGCATGTTGTGCCTTTAATGCTATTGGAAATTCCATTCctccattatttatttttcctagGGTAAAGTTTCATGATTACATGATTAAGGAAGGACCTCCTGGATGTGTGGGATTTGCAAATCCTTCTGGTTGGATGATCTCAGAAATTTTCATAGAATGgattaaacattttgttaaattttcaaactgTTCTCAGGAATCTCCAGTTTTGTTACTTCTCGACAGTCATGAAAGTCATATTTCTGTTAAAGGCTTGGAGCTTGCAATTCAACACGGAATTACAATGATAAGTTTTCCTCCCCATTGCAGCCATAAATTGCAGCCATTAGATAGAACTGTTTTTGGACCattgaaaaggttttacaaTTCTGCATGTGATAATTGGATGGTTTCAAACCCAAGACCAATGACCATTTATGATATTGCTTCAATAGTTCGAGAACCGTATACAAAAGCTTTCTCACCATCTAATATACAGACAGGATTTAGAGTAGCTGGCATTGAGCCATTCAATTCTGAAATTTTCAAAGATGACGAATATTTACCATCATCAGTTACAGATAGAGCTGCTCCAGATACAGTTACTATCACTCCTGTCAACAACATGGAATCTGAAATGATACCAGCACATGTTAATCACATAGAGTCTGAAATAACTATAGTAAATATTGaaacaagtattttaaacaaagtgtCAACAAGTGTTGCTTCTATAATCTCACCTGAGGTTTTAAAACCTTACCCAAAGCATCtgccagaaaaaaaaatgttaaaagtaggCAGTTAA